In Melanotaenia boesemani isolate fMelBoe1 chromosome 1, fMelBoe1.pri, whole genome shotgun sequence, the genomic window ttacttttatttgtagACAGAAGCCTGACCCAGAGTTTGCAGATATGATCAGCCCAGAGGAGGCGTGTAAATCTGAGAGCATCGATGAAGACTGTTGTTACAGCGTATTTGTGTCCTACATTGAGATCTACAACAACTATATCTATGATCTTCTTGAAGATGCTCCATTTGACCCAATCAGACCAAAGTAAGAGACAGGAGTACTGATCTATGCATGTTGATTTACACATTTCAGCTGAAGCCTGTGAAAGagttgttttgtatttgagTTTTTTCTGGAGCCTTTTGTATTAGAGACGATTGCTTGTCTGCAAATGGAATTTGACAGCTTCTCTATAAATTAAATACCACAAATGATTGGTAAGTATCAGGATGTACATTGTGGCTTCTTTGTTCACGATGGAGAAGTTCATTGCTTTATACTGCTGTAAGTCCTTTCtgggttgttttttgttttttgttttttttctatcccTCAAATTCCTCTTCATGTAGGTGGCTTGATGGAGGTACACCTGTACAAAACAAAGAGTTCATGTATGTGTGCAGTAAAATGGAGATCGACTCTTTGCTCTGTTTATTACTAGTCTTGGCTGTAGCTGATATGTCATGTAGGTCATTGTTTCCATGCCATTAATCCAGAGCCCTATAAATGTGTAGATTACTAACTGGAGTACTTGACATTTTGGTAGCTGTTATATTTAAGGCTTTGCTCCCTGGTGTGAAGACAAATTATGTTCCCGAATGGCTTTTGCTTCTGTGCGAACCCAGTGTGCATGTACTGTGTCCCCCTGAATGTACATTTTTGTCACTAGTGTGCATTTTATTCTAACATTGACACTTACATCAAGTCCTTATCTTTTGCTGCTTGACTCTGCTGTGTTATGTTTTTGTGCATTGATTGTTTCTGTCAACACATTTTAGACCACTTCAATCCAAGATTCTTCGAGAAGATCAAAATCACAACATGTATGTAGCTGGCTGCACAGAAGTTGAAGTTAAATCTACAGAGGAGGCTTTTGAAGTCTTTTGGAAAGGTAGGTGatctcatttattttatgttcaggGTTTCTcacaaaatgttaataaatgggCTCTCATATTAGGCACCTACTCTCATGTTTATTGCAAACCGACCATATCAGGAtataaagcaggggtgcccaaagcgGGTCCTCGatggccgctgtcctgcagattttccaatgtgtcctgcttcaacacacctgactcaaatgaaatagatccaacagcctattaggttttgcacaatgactcataaatttgagtcaggtggttttggagcagggacacaacaaaaacctgcaggattgtggcccttgaggaccggagctggacacccctgatatAAACATTGTAGGAATGATTGTTAGTGTCACAAAAGTAGGTTTTAGCAACTAACAGCAAAAAAATGTACCACCTTAACCCAGATTGCTTTCCATCAGCCTTTATAAGCACAATTAATTTGACTAAGCTGTTGTAACTGTTCAATATTAGTTGTTATTGTTAAGTATCAAagattttgcttttattgtttgtccaggacaaaagaaaagaaggattgCAAACACTCAGCTCAACCGTGAATCCAGTCGCTCTCATAGTGTTTTTACAGTGAAGCTGGCTCAAGCACCACTTGATGCTGATGGTGACCACATACTCCAGGTGATATGCAGCTTCAAactgtatattaaaaaaattttatattttatgttttggtggggaaaaacaacttttttaaaagatgtttattcGGTGAAACTAAGCTGCAACAAATAGGAAGAGTACATAATTATAGGTAAAAGCAAAAGATGGAAAGGATCGGTGGTGGACTTGGAATTCAgataatattaatgataataattgtgtgtgtgaatgggagAGCTCAATTTATGGTGTAAAGCCTATTGACTGGTCAACAAGACTAGAAATGTAATGTCTGTAAATTTACCATTTAAACAGGACAAAAACCAAGTGAATGTCAGCCAGTTGTGTCTGGTTGACCTTGCAGGCAGTGAGCGCACCAGCAGAACCGGAGCAGAGGGAAGCCGTCTCCGGGAAGCAGGTTAGATTATGGTGCATTTTCTATCTCTCCATCCttaaagttatatatatatatatatatatatatatatatttttttattttttttttttaactaataacATTTGTTCAAGCACTAAACCTTTCCAGTAATGTCTCGTTTACAGGTAATATTAACCAGTCTTTGATGACGCTGCGTACATGTATAGAAGTCCTGCGGGAAAACCAGATGTGTGGAACTAATAAGGTTGGTATTTTATCACCAGACCATCATTGCATCAACATTTCTCTGCTTTACTTCTCTGTAGTGTAacctttgttgttttaagtggTCATTTTTCAAGCAGTGCAGTTTCACAGTCTCTGTTTTCTTCCAGATGGTGCCATATAGGGACTCAAAAGTAAcccatctttttaaaaactactTTGATGGAGAAGGAAAAGTCAGGATGATTGTGTGTGTCAATCCAAAGGCTGAAGATTATGAAGAAACCATGGTGAGATTATGGAACTGGGTAGCAGAATGGCTGAAATATAAACTCATTtcttattaatatatattctaCATTATCCTTTGCAAAGGAGTTTCAGAATTTCTGCATTATGTTTGATGTACCACTAGCTacttaaaactatttaaaatatttttccattgtGTGTGTTGCAGCTCGTGATGCGCTTTGCAGAGATGACCCAGGAGGTTGAGGTGGCTCGGCCAGTGGATCGACCAATCTGTGGCCTTGCAGCAGGACGCAGACACAGAAACCAGGTGTTTAAAGATGAGCTGTCACGCTGCCTGGAGGAAAGAGGAGCTCCTTATAATGCAGGTGAATCACCTAAAGTCTGTACTGCTTAGATCAATGTTCTATTATCAAGCTCTCATCATAAGTATCCCATATCGTTTTTATGTTCCTTCGTCCTCATAATAGTCTGGATGTCATGACCCAGACTAAAAGAGCAATATAGCTTTATTAACTAATACACAGGATTGACTCTAATATATCTTATTTACTCTGTAGATGGCCAACTTCTGCTGAACCAGCTCATAGAAAGCTTTCCACCTCTGCCTGCCTGTGAGCTGGTGGACCCAGCTGATGATCAGACGTTGCCCCGCCTGATTGAGGTCCTGCACAAACGTCACTGTATCCGTCAGATGATGATGGAACAGTTTAATCAAACTGgtaatttccttttatttacacCACAAACAATAGTTTGATGTATAGAGCACTACAGTAATGTAGTCAGTGCAGAACTGATGCATTAGATGAAATATaagggttgtttttgtttgttttttgatctGGTGTTTTGTGAGTTCTGCACAAACAACCAAGGTTGTACCTGAAAAAACCATTTCAAGCCAAATGGTTTACATCCATGTCTTTTACAGCCAATACACTGAAGTCTGTGCTTCAGCAGCTTGACGGTCAACTCAGTGCAAAGGAGACCTTCCTTCATGATCAACAAAGCAAACTGAGCGAGAAGGATAAAGTCATCCTCAATCAGAAAACAGAGATCGAACGATTGGGGAAAAAATCCAAGACACTGGAGTACAAGGTGTTGTCTCCTTTCTACATTTTCAATAATTTGGGGGGGTGGAAAAAAAACTCTCctgctaattttgtttttgtagagaTGCTTTTGTTTGCTCATCCCTCTGCAACTTgtggtcctcctcctcctcagattGATATCCTGCAGAAAACAACGGACATGTACGAACAGGACAAACGCTCACTTCAGCAGGAGCTGGACACCCAGGAGCAGAGACTACAGAAAGAGTTATCAGAAAGGAGGCAAATGGAGCAGCGTATGCATGGCATGGTGACAGACACCCGACTGAAGTGGGAGAAGGAGTGTGTACGTAGTGTTTCTAAGTGCCTCGCTGTTTGGTAACACCTAATTATTAGTAACattgtaattaaatgtttttttagcttttccaatttgtgtttattcaaaaatTTTACTCACTTTTCTATAATTCCCTTCCCAAACTTTCACGTGTGAAATTGTACATTAACATTATGCCTTCTATTGATGAAAAACTAGAAATGTTTGATCCAGTATATGATTTATTAATAAGACTCATTtccttttgatgtttttttattaggaGAGACGAGTAAATGCCAAGGAGCTTGAGATGCAGAACAAGTTGTGGGTGAAGGATGAGAAGCTGAAGCAGCTCAAAGTCATACTGACAGAGAgcggcagctgtcccaccgagCGGCCTGAGAAGCCAGAGAGACCTTCCAGAGAGAGAGATCGTAACATAGCCCAGAAGTGGTCTGCCTCACCATCTCCACTTTCTGTAAGCTGTTTATTCAACAATACTGTCTGTTCCACCAATGTCCACCTCATCCCTTTCTTAACTACTTATTTGGGAATTTTGCATGCTGTTAATAATATTGGTGCtgtttattatgtatttatgttgATCTGCAGCCTCTAACGTTCACTATACCTGGCCCCATTCCCTCATCACTCTGCAGGACTTGACTCCTTCCCATCAAAGTCCAGCCAGTTTTAGGGCAGTTCAGGACCATTacccttcctcctccacctcctgttcACCCTATCCTTCAGTAGCCTCCTGCATCTCTGAGTGGGAGCAGAGGTTCCCTGTAGACTCAGGTAGCCAGTCTAGGTACCCTGGGACTCCCCAGCACAGGAGTCGGACTCCTATCCCATGCCACATTACCAGCAGTGTGGGGCGCAGGAGAGGCCAGCGCTGGGCCCCAGATGTTAAAGCACCTGCTCCAACTCTTGTCTATGGACTAGACCTAGAAGCAGGCACAAGGGTTAGTGTGTGTTAGTATCTAGATGTCATTAAGAAAATGTTTAGTTCTTTGAAAGCCTGCAGTACTAGTCTTGCTTTGATGTAGATCTGCACTCGTAATCCTGTCattagatgtgtgtttgtttagaaATGCATCAAGTAGAAGCATCACAGAATAGTGTTTCGCCTTTCCTGACAGTATGGCAGATTGAGCTGTCACGCCTTTAGATTCTCTTGACTTGCATATTAAACCTTATGAGTGTTCTCTTTTTTGCCTGCTCACTGCTATAGAATAGCTTCTTGTAGCTTAACATTTCAGTAGCATCATTTAAACTGACAAAACAACCGTAATTGTCTGCATGAATAGAAAAACAAAGCCCATTAAAACTGGAAACCCTGACAAGTGGTAAGGCACCAATGATGTAATCGTATACATAGgtttcaaaaacattttaaatgtttcactttaAGCAagtgttaaatgaaaaaagagtAACTTAattgactcttttttttccctaataTATAAATTAACCTAATGGGGTTTAAAATCACTTAACTGAGCAGCCTTTGCTATAGAATAAGATGTTGCAGTTGGATATCAATCTTAGGTGCTCTTGCTTTTGCTTGGGTTCTCCCACAGCAGCATATAGGCATCATCATTGCCATCTGTTAGCGTGTGCAGATTCCAGACTTCTGAACTACTGCTGCCACTTTAACTTTGACATTATCAGCATGAAAGTAGCAAAACATATTCCCAATGATAGTTTCACTTTAGCTTGTACAGTTTAAAGTATGTACTCTTGCACCATGAATCAGTGTAAAATAACATGCATACTGTATTTCAGCATAGTCTCTTTTGTTATGGGAATATCTTGCATCTAAGGCTTCGCATGTAGTTTTGCATTCTTAGATTACCTCTGTTATGTTTTGTACTCCTTTGCATGTTAATTCTGTCACTGCTTTGCAATCTTGGTGCATAAAACCATGTATTACTGGAAGGTCCTTGTTTTGGATGTAATTGGAGACTACATaggaatacaaaaaaaaaaaatccatttgtgACTTCCAGTTATGCATTTGTGTTTGCTACAATCTAACATTGGAAATCACCCTTCAGTACTAACACGGCCATTTTTAAATGGTGTCACATGAATAATTTCCTGGTTTGTGTTTCTCACTTTGGGATCACCAGACGGTTCCTCCAGTTCATCCAACGCACAGGCGCTCGCACTCTGCGGGTGGTGAGAAATGGGTAGACCACAAACCACCTTCTAATTTGGACCTAGACACTGTAATGCAGCCAATCATACCCAATGCAATCAAGGTTTCGACCCCGAACGAGAAAGCTCTGTCTAAATGCCACAAGTATGTGCTTAGACATCAAGAGCTTGCCTCTGACGGGGAGATTGAGACCAAACTGATCAAggtaaaaactattttagttTGAGATGTCTGAATATGACAATTTGACACAATCACTTTCAGTCTGATTTCACACCGAGTTCCCGATGTGGCTGTTAATGGGACACCTCCTATTTCTCTGTTGATTTAGTTGGTGATGTTGTGttcctttttaaactttcaCAGGGAAATGTTTTTAAGACCAGAGGCGGAGGACAAGCTGTGCAGTTTACTGACATTGAGACACTAAAACAAGAGTGCCCAACAGCAAGGTACAGTATTTGCCAAGTAGCATATGTTCTTGTGTGTAtgttatgtatatgtatatgtatatgttctTGCAGATCAATATGAAGTCATTTATAAACcatctgaaaatattttaaatatctttttggCAGTGTGCTATGATATTAAGTCTATCAGAATACAAAGTGAAGTAATTTGGGGATCCACTGATTATTGGTCAAAGTAGTTATCAGATCAAACGTTCTTTATTGTTTAAATCataaatttactttaattttatctttctttatatatatatatatatatatatatatatataaatttattataaatatgtgcCACTTCATAAGTTTATACAGTAGACAAAACTACTTGTGTTGTAAAGAAATAGCAACGTATCGATGCTCTTATCAACAAAGCCTCTCACTTTCCATTCTTAATAGACTGAGAGGCCACTCTTACCTCTTTAATTTTTCCCCACAAGacctttgttttcagtgttcgAGATGGATGAGAGTGCCTGAGAAATACAACCCATGATTCCAGCTTTTACTCCTTTTGTATAACACAtcctcttttgttttaaaaaaaaaaacacaaagaaagagaTGTGATGAAGAGTACATGCaggtccattttttttttacctgtgagCTGTTTTAATGGTTTAAGTAAGGTTGAATGTCATAAAATTGGTTTAATTTGTTAgatgttgtcattttaattcaacagtggtttttcttttacacaatatcctctgggattaatacatttttctgattttattgtgGTATATAATACTTTTTTGatgcatattttaaaatgataacaATTCTCAAATTTTTGTCAgaattttgtatttattctaCAACTTGTAGATTTCAGTGCGAGATCTAAATATTAGAGATATGAAATGTTGGAAAATCTAGCTGAAAAGGAAACTTTTTGTGGATTGTATTTATTTCCTTAACAGATTTAGCTGTAAAAGTTATCTCATGCTTTGTAGCTTCTGCAGCTCGAACTGTATTCCACCGTTGAATCTGTGTTTCAGGTTTGTGCATGGTTGGTAGGGGAGAAGTGAAGCTATGGTGTCATAGGGTCAGGAAAGATGCATATGACTTTTAAACATAGAAACAAAACtgatattttcagatttattcactGTGGGAATCAGTTTGGGAAAAAATGTGCTTGAAAAATGGCAGTTTTATGTGGACAAAATgtccaaatgtttaaaaaaaaacaaatacacttgTCTCATGGTcagaaaagatgtttattttcttggagataattctttttttcttctgtttattcTTTTGAAATGTGGTAAAAGATGCATCATAAGCAAATAAGCTTCTATCTAGAACTCTGTTGTATCAATGCCAGTTTCCAACAAAGCTTCGTGACAAACCTAAAAAAAGAGATCCATTACTTGGCAGGACGAGCAGTCTGGTACCATAGCAGCACATTATAAACTGTTCAACAAAGCCCTGCTATCTGGTACCACTTAGAGATGTAGCATATCGATTCTTTGACTTGTAAAAGGATATGTGTGATTTCCTTCTCTCCAGAATTTGGTTTGCCATACGGCTGTATTACAGTGTAAAATATTGCCACTGGGTAGAGTAGTTTTACGGTACTTGAGCAGAGTTGAAGGTGAGCAAGGCTGTTTgtgtaatgtaaataaatggaaattccAGCTAATTTGTCACCCAGTTTTTATGAAATGGTATCCAAAGACctaatgaaacttttttttttttttacttcattctTTTTAGTCGCAAGAGGCGATCAGGATCTGCTGAGGGACCGGTTCAAATAGAAGATGTAGAAAACAGGGTAAACACTGATTCATTGATTCTTAATCAACTATAACATTGATGGTATTAACCGTGCATTTGAATCaaactttcatttaattttttcttctttttattaatttttttttacgttttcaTTTCATTAGGCTCCCACTCCCCTAACAGGCACAAGTTCAAGCCACGGGTATCAAAAGTAAGCATAAAGAATCTGTATGCACTCTTTATCGTGTACAGTTTATTcatattttgatttgtttttccacaGACGCAGAAAGCCTTGAAATGTTGCTGTACAGATGACAGAGTATGCATGTTTTTGGCAGAAATTTGCACTGGTGTATTTGATTTTGCAAATTCTTATAGTGCAACTATAATCATAGCTTCATGATGTACAGTATTTACTTGCTATTTGCTGGATTAGTGCTTGTCTTTTATTATTCTGTGCTGGAACTATTTGTTTTGATAGACATGAATCTGCTAAATGATCACAGATAGCAACTcgtttaaatctaaattatcTTTTGACTTTTGGGTCACTACCTAAAGAGTATTTACtctgtagcagtttttttatttttcttctgggtttttttccccccatttatTGAATATCACACTAGGTATATTGataatgacaaaagaaaattttaaaactgatATCGACAAAATGTAAATACTGAACTGCTATGTACATAAAGCTAAACTTAaatttaaagctaaatttaGCTTGTGACTGCCTGTAAGTGAGctttttactttattgaaaCAACTCCTAAGATGTGCAACAAGCTACAATTTTTGGTggcattaaatgaaaatatacacCACAtaatgatgtgttttttttttttttttattcatagaaGGAAACTTTAAAAGTCTCAGTCTTTAAGCCTGTGAACATATCCAAAagacttttttcttctgttatctTGCTATTAGGGTTTAGTTCTGATCTTAATTTTGTACTGGACATTTCTCCACATACTAATCATAGTAAGAAGGAGGAGGGGTTagtttgttcagtgtgttttaatgtttcactGAATAAGAATCCCTGTTAAAATAAAGCTTAAATGCACATTATCATGTTGGAAAATATGTACTGGACTCATTTATGTATTCGTGTGATGACATAAACAGAGATCAAACATTTCTTGCTGCATTTTGTCAAAGCTGCAGTTTCTCAGCATGAGTTTGAGGCCTGCTCAGGCTCAGCACACAGTTTGTTTTACTAACCAGTAGACACTTTGTGCTTGTTTATGTAACATGTTTGGTCTGTCAGCAGGAGAGAAAAGTCCAAACCAAAATACACAACCGCGTAGAAGTGTACACTCTGATGTGTTGAAATGCTGTGGACTGGCAGGCTGCTTTATTTTGGTTCACAGATTGTTGTTGAATGTGGGAGCAATTCCATCATCCACGCAATGACATGTTAaatctgaaacattttcatcattttatccTGTGAgtacaatttaattaatttcacaaaGGTCCATTTATCTTGATGGGTTGCTCTCCAAACTGGAGTAAAAACCACTGTATGATTCAAAATCTGATTCTCTTTAATGAAAAAGGGTTAAGGTACTCAGtactgataaaataataaactactTTTTCAAAGATGGATACGATCTGTTGTGGTCAATATGCAGTCAGTATTAAGGACAGGAAATCTGTAGTTTATAGTTTGAACAGCAGGTGGAGCTAGATACCTCCAGAAAGCGCAAAGTATTTCTAGTAAAGGCCCAACAAGACGTGTGCTCCAGAGATGATCTTCATCGTTTATCACCTCAGAAAAATATCTGACTCAGTTATTTTCCAGACCAGAATTGGCACGACCCTGCGGTGAGTGCGGTCGCTATCACTTATGGAGTTTTAATGCCTTCTGCTCTTCCACAGCCACTGACCTCCAACAGCTCATATTTCCCATGATACCCTGATGTCTCAGTGAATGTCTGGACAACCAGGATGATGAGGTCACTGATTTGATGAACTACTTATGCCTGGATGATGAACTCTCATTAGCATGTCCTGAAAGCATTTTTGCTTTACAGCAAATGAAGCTGAAAAGTGTGGGGTAATTGGCAATGTGCACTTGGTAAATTGACTACTAAGGAAAATTTTAGTACTGAAACTGGTAAATATGATTaccatctttttttcctccctctttctctgttttagGCCACTGAACATGGAATCACAAAGGTCTAAAATCTCACATTTTGATGTTACCATTTTCTGCAGTTTTGAACAATTTCAGCTCTTATATTTGTGTTCAAGATCCCCTTTTTATGAATGATTTGACAAGATTCATTCTGGTCTGCTAATACTGATACTTTATAGTGGGTGGTAATCAGTGCGTACGAATACAcaagggaagaaaaagaaaacgttAGTGTTAGAATGTAGATCAAAACCAAACAAGCGGTTCAAAGGTGGATCATTTTATAAAACTAGTATTTCATTCTGTTTTGGTCTTGCTGTTCTTTATGCTGGCAGTGTATTAATTCATTATTGATACGATACaacatccttccatccattatctataccgcttcTTCCAATGAAGGGTCGCGGGGCGGCTGgagcaggtgagaagcagggtacaccctgggcaCTATCACAGGCCCAACACaatgagacaaacaaccattcacgtTCACActtactcctagggagaatttagagtcaccagttaacctaacaagTATGTctgtggacagtgggaggaagccagagagcccacacatacacggggagaacgtGCAAACTCCCCACAGAAAGGCCAttgttcgaacctccccccagccgatgCTCGAACAgggaccttcttgctgtgaggctgcagtgctagccaccacaccaccatgcagtgCATGATACATATATCTAATATACCTGTTAAACACAGTTAATACTGAAAAACTTAATGATTTTCAAAATATTAAGTGTCCATTCTACACTGTGTGGCCTACTACTTGTATATGGTTGAACTAATAAACATATACCCAAGCTTGAATATAAACCTGTGATTCCTTGGCTTAGTTTGTTAATGAGACTTTTGAAATGTCCCTTTAAAAGGAATGTATTCAACAGGGCTTACACATTACCTCTATTTGCCATTAGGTGGCTTTTCATCCTGTGCTGATTGCTCTTGCCCACAGGATGTCCATCCCGTCTTGTGGCCTAGTTTGAAAATCAGCAGAAAGTGATAAGAATGTGGGGAAACGGCTATCTAGAAATCTCAACCCCCGTCTCCTCTAAAAATATTGACGTTTCCTCCCCTGCCCGTG contains:
- the LOC121655297 gene encoding kinesin-like protein KIF23 isoform X4 translates to MQRAGKWKTPRRPAPKKASNTEKDPVGVYCRIRPLGTEDEECCIEMISSTTIQLHAPDGLKANRNGEYKETQYSYKKVFGINTTQMELFGDVAKPLVEDLIHCKNGLLFTYGVTGSGKTYTMTGSPGDGGLLPRALDMLFNSIGPFQAKRFVLKTDDKNGIEIQDQVDALLERQKRDSQQAVPKTPSSRQKPDPEFADMISPEEACKSESIDEDCCYSVFVSYIEIYNNYIYDLLEDAPFDPIRPKWLDGGTPVQNKEFIPLQSKILREDQNHNMYVAGCTEVEVKSTEEAFEVFWKGQKKRRIANTQLNRESSRSHSVFTVKLAQAPLDADGDHILQDKNQVNVSQLCLVDLAGSERTSRTGAEGSRLREAGNINQSLMTLRTCIEVLRENQMCGTNKMVPYRDSKVTHLFKNYFDGEGKVRMIVCVNPKAEDYEETMLVMRFAEMTQEVEVARPVDRPICGLAAGRRHRNQVFKDELSRCLEERGAPYNADGQLLLNQLIESFPPLPACELVDPADDQTLPRLIEVLHKRHCIRQMMMEQFNQTANTLKSVLQQLDGQLSAKETFLHDQQSKLSEKDKVILNQKTEIERLGKKSKTLEYKIDILQKTTDMYEQDKRSLQQELDTQEQRLQKELSERRQMEQRMHGMVTDTRLKWEKECERRVNAKELEMQNKLWVKDEKLKQLKVILTESGSCPTERPEKPERPSRERDRNIAQKWSASPSPLSTVPPVHPTHRRSHSAGGEKWVDHKPPSNLDLDTVMQPIIPNAIKVSTPNEKALSKCHKYVLRHQELASDGEIETKLIKGNVFKTRGGGQAVQFTDIETLKQECPTASRKRRSGSAEGPVQIEDVENRAPTPLTGTSSSHGYQKRRKP
- the LOC121655297 gene encoding kinesin-like protein KIF23 isoform X5, with protein sequence MQRAGKWKTPRRPAPKKASNTEKDPVGVYCRIRPLGTEDEECCIEMISSTTIQLHAPDGLKANRNGEYKETQYSYKKVFGINTTQMELFGDVAKPLVEDLIHCKNGLLFTYGVTGSGKTYTMTGSPGDGGLLPRALDMLFNSIGPFQAKRFVLKTDDKNGIEIQDQVDALLERQKRDSQQAVPKTPSSRQKPDPEFADMISPEEACKSESIDEDCCYSVFVSYIEIYNNYIYDLLEDAPFDPIRPKPLQSKILREDQNHNMYVAGCTEVEVKSTEEAFEVFWKGQKKRRIANTQLNRESSRSHSVFTVKLAQAPLDADGDHILQDKNQVNVSQLCLVDLAGSERTSRTGAEGSRLREAGNINQSLMTLRTCIEVLRENQMCGTNKMVPYRDSKVTHLFKNYFDGEGKVRMIVCVNPKAEDYEETMLVMRFAEMTQEVEVARPVDRPICGLAAGRRHRNQVFKDELSRCLEERGAPYNADGQLLLNQLIESFPPLPACELVDPADDQTLPRLIEVLHKRHCIRQMMMEQFNQTANTLKSVLQQLDGQLSAKETFLHDQQSKLSEKDKVILNQKTEIERLGKKSKTLEYKIDILQKTTDMYEQDKRSLQQELDTQEQRLQKELSERRQMEQRMHGMVTDTRLKWEKECERRVNAKELEMQNKLWVKDEKLKQLKVILTESGSCPTERPEKPERPSRERDRNIAQKWSASPSPLSTVPPVHPTHRRSHSAGGEKWVDHKPPSNLDLDTVMQPIIPNAIKVSTPNEKALSKCHKYVLRHQELASDGEIETKLIKGNVFKTRGGGQAVQFTDIETLKQECPTASRKRRSGSAEGPVQIEDVENRAPTPLTGTSSSHGYQKRRKP
- the LOC121655297 gene encoding kinesin-like protein KIF23 isoform X1, which encodes MQRAGKWKTPRRPAPKKASNTEKDPVGVYCRIRPLGTEDEECCIEMISSTTIQLHAPDGLKANRNGEYKETQYSYKKVFGINTTQMELFGDVAKPLVEDLIHCKNGLLFTYGVTGSGKTYTMTGSPGDGGLLPRALDMLFNSIGPFQAKRFVLKTDDKNGIEIQDQVDALLERQKRDSQQAVPKTPSSRQKPDPEFADMISPEEACKSESIDEDCCYSVFVSYIEIYNNYIYDLLEDAPFDPIRPKWLDGGTPVQNKEFIPLQSKILREDQNHNMYVAGCTEVEVKSTEEAFEVFWKGQKKRRIANTQLNRESSRSHSVFTVKLAQAPLDADGDHILQDKNQVNVSQLCLVDLAGSERTSRTGAEGSRLREAGNINQSLMTLRTCIEVLRENQMCGTNKMVPYRDSKVTHLFKNYFDGEGKVRMIVCVNPKAEDYEETMLVMRFAEMTQEVEVARPVDRPICGLAAGRRHRNQVFKDELSRCLEERGAPYNADGQLLLNQLIESFPPLPACELVDPADDQTLPRLIEVLHKRHCIRQMMMEQFNQTANTLKSVLQQLDGQLSAKETFLHDQQSKLSEKDKVILNQKTEIERLGKKSKTLEYKIDILQKTTDMYEQDKRSLQQELDTQEQRLQKELSERRQMEQRMHGMVTDTRLKWEKECERRVNAKELEMQNKLWVKDEKLKQLKVILTESGSCPTERPEKPERPSRERDRNIAQKWSASPSPLSDLTPSHQSPASFRAVQDHYPSSSTSCSPYPSVASCISEWEQRFPVDSGSQSRYPGTPQHRSRTPIPCHITSSVGRRRGQRWAPDVKAPAPTLVYGLDLEAGTRTVPPVHPTHRRSHSAGGEKWVDHKPPSNLDLDTVMQPIIPNAIKVSTPNEKALSKCHKYVLRHQELASDGEIETKLIKGNVFKTRGGGQAVQFTDIETLKQECPTASRKRRSGSAEGPVQIEDVENRAPTPLTGTSSSHGYQKRRKP
- the LOC121655297 gene encoding kinesin-like protein KIF23 isoform X3, yielding MQRAGKWKTPRRPAPKKASNTEKDPVGVYCRIRPLGTEDEECCIEMISSTTIQLHAPDGLKANRNGEYKETQYSYKKVFGINTTQMELFGDVAKPLVEDLIHCKNGLLFTYGVTGSGKTYTMTGSPGDGGLLPRALDMLFNSIGPFQAKRFVLKTDDKNGIEIQDQVDALLERQKRDSQQAVPKTPSSRQKPDPEFADMISPEEACKSESIDEDCCYSVFVSYIEIYNNYIYDLLEDAPFDPIRPKWLDGGTPVQNKEFIPLQSKILREDQNHNMYVAGCTEVEVKSTEEAFEVFWKGQKKRRIANTQLNRESSRSHSVFTVKLAQAPLDADGDHILQDKNQVNVSQLCLVDLAGSERTSRTGAEGSRLREAGNINQSLMTLRTCIEVLRENQMCGTNKMVPYRDSKVTHLFKNYFDGEGKVRMIVCVNPKAEDYEETMLVMRFAEMTQEVEVARPVDRPICGLAAGRRHRNQVFKDELSRCLEERGAPYNADGQLLLNQLIESFPPLPACELVDPADDQTLPRLIEVLHKRHCIRQMMMEQFNQTANTLKSVLQQLDGQLSAKETFLHDQQSKLSEKDKVILNQKTEIERLGKKSKTLEYKIDILQKTTDMYEQDKRSLQQELDTQEQRLQKELSERRQMEQRMHGMVTDTRLKWEKECERRVNAKELEMQNKLWVKDEKLKQLKVILTESGSCPTERPEKPERPSRERDRNIAQKWSASPSPLSDLTPSHQSPASFRAVQDHYPSSSTSCSPYPSVASCISEWEQRFPVDSGSQSRYPGTPQHRSRTPIPCHITSSVGRRRGQRWAPDVKAPAPTLVYGLDLEAGTRGNVFKTRGGGQAVQFTDIETLKQECPTASRKRRSGSAEGPVQIEDVENRAPTPLTGTSSSHGYQKRRKP